From Caulobacter segnis, a single genomic window includes:
- a CDS encoding superoxide dismutase, with translation MTYSLPDLPYAYEALEPTISANTLRFHHDKHHAAYVTALNGLLDGDDKGSLENVIKTAGPGKVFNNAAQAWNHAFFWDGLSPTKTAPGADLAAAIDSTFGGLDALKEKFVAEGIGHFGSGWVWLVSDASGALKVISTHDAESPVTQDLTALVVADVWEHAYYLDYQNLRKAFLEAVFDKLVNWTLADSQYAAAKSGAQGWAYPAPT, from the coding sequence ATGACGTACTCGCTGCCGGACCTGCCCTACGCCTATGAGGCGCTGGAGCCGACCATTTCCGCCAACACCCTGCGCTTCCACCACGACAAGCACCACGCCGCGTACGTCACCGCGCTGAACGGCCTGCTGGACGGCGACGACAAGGGCTCGCTGGAAAACGTCATCAAGACCGCCGGCCCCGGCAAGGTGTTCAACAACGCCGCCCAGGCCTGGAACCACGCCTTCTTCTGGGACGGCCTCTCGCCGACCAAGACCGCGCCGGGCGCCGATCTGGCCGCCGCCATCGACTCCACCTTCGGCGGCCTGGACGCCCTGAAGGAAAAGTTCGTCGCCGAGGGCATCGGCCACTTCGGTTCGGGCTGGGTGTGGCTGGTCTCGGACGCCTCGGGCGCCCTGAAGGTCATCTCGACCCACGACGCCGAGAGCCCGGTCACCCAGGACCTGACGGCCCTGGTCGTCGCCGACGTCTGGGAGCACGCCTACTACCTGGATTACCAGAACCTGCGTAAGGCGTTCCTGGAGGCCGTCTTCGACAAGCTGGTCAACTGGACCCTGGCCGACAGCCAATACGCGGCCGCCAAGTCGGGCGCCCAGGGCTGGGCCTATCCGGCGCCGACCTAA
- a CDS encoding metallophosphoesterase family protein — translation MKLIQVSDIHFGGENKEAVEAATAWIIAAAPDLVIAAGDLTLDGKIPEFDAAATWLQRLPDPQIVVPGNHDTPFVGPRELWARFARGWGRFKDRFGDEDGAAWRTPGLTVASLNSARVAQIRWNWSKGAVSHGQVRRVVRELEAAPAGDLKVVVCHHPLMEILGGPMTAKVRGGVDAANRFVQAGADVILSGHIHLPFVTAIPFGDGKTQAVGSGTLSHRERGAAPGFNVIEIEPGCVRVAAMAYERGRFDVWRTWAFDRRG, via the coding sequence ATGAAGCTGATCCAGGTCTCGGACATCCACTTCGGCGGCGAGAACAAGGAAGCCGTCGAGGCGGCCACGGCCTGGATCATCGCGGCCGCGCCGGACCTGGTCATCGCCGCCGGCGACCTGACCCTGGACGGCAAGATCCCCGAATTCGACGCCGCCGCGACCTGGCTCCAGCGCCTGCCCGATCCGCAGATCGTCGTTCCCGGCAACCATGACACGCCCTTCGTCGGTCCGCGCGAACTCTGGGCGCGCTTCGCGCGCGGCTGGGGCCGGTTCAAGGACCGGTTCGGCGACGAGGACGGCGCGGCCTGGCGCACGCCAGGCCTCACCGTGGCCTCGCTGAACAGCGCCCGCGTCGCCCAGATCCGCTGGAACTGGTCGAAGGGGGCGGTGTCGCACGGCCAGGTCCGGCGGGTCGTCCGCGAGCTGGAGGCCGCTCCGGCCGGCGACCTGAAGGTGGTGGTCTGCCACCATCCGCTGATGGAGATCCTGGGCGGCCCGATGACTGCCAAGGTGCGAGGCGGCGTCGACGCGGCCAATCGCTTCGTCCAGGCGGGGGCCGACGTCATCCTGTCGGGCCATATCCACTTGCCGTTCGTCACCGCCATCCCGTTCGGCGACGGCAAGACCCAGGCGGTGGGCTCGGGCACCCTGTCCCACCGCGAGCGCGGAGCGGCGCCCGGCTTCAACGTCATCGAGATCGAGCCCGGCTGCGTGCGGGTGGCGGCCATGGCCTACGAGCGCGGCCGCTTCGACGTCTGGCGCACCTGGGCCTTCGATCGCCGGGGCTGA
- a CDS encoding DUF1328 domain-containing protein, whose product MLNWAVTFLVIALIAALLGFTSIAGTAMGIAKILFFVFLILFVVSLASHAFRGRGAPR is encoded by the coding sequence ATGCTGAATTGGGCCGTGACCTTCCTGGTGATCGCCCTGATCGCCGCCCTGCTGGGTTTCACCAGCATCGCGGGGACGGCGATGGGTATCGCCAAGATCCTGTTCTTCGTGTTCCTGATCCTGTTCGTGGTGTCGCTGGCCAGCCATGCGTTCCGCGGACGCGGCGCGCCGCGATAG